The following coding sequences lie in one Corticium candelabrum chromosome 10, ooCorCand1.1, whole genome shotgun sequence genomic window:
- the LOC134185949 gene encoding uncharacterized protein K02A2.6-like produces the protein MEIPPVERFQFPDESTSDLGANWEKWKRSFQYYLDGRGIHQDTRKRALLLHSAGPRVQTIFETLDDTGNTYASAIQSLDTYFQPLVNKYYERYRFRQIRQQQGEAIDRFVSRLRQQAAKCSFADSDENILDQLIEKCDGSRVRSKLLEEGNDLTLEKAISLARMLESVAAQERDISSQQDAGPSTERTLRVESTWKDRQAKSKGKPQAKKPQHAKQCSRCGLEGHGPTDAKCPAKKVECNKCHKQGHYARMCKTKSNGSKTGKVLMTEESQCKQGECLSKSDSEYVFAVNHEHATAVIRIGGVDTQVVIDSGACSNIMSQQEFTRLKHKGMKYKSCKVKKTLYTYGSTRPLSVVGGFDTEVASEGKQMTTQFIVVRCSGPTLLGRQTAPELHLLTLGSVREDNTIGRKELIQEYSDCFSGLGKLKDFQLKIHIDESVTPVAQQPRRIPFGLRDKVEAELNHLLEADVIEEVQGPTSWISPVVVIPKKGSQVRICVDMRRANEAVIRERHPIPTVDEVVEELRSNWMKHHDQ, from the coding sequence ATGGAGATACCTCCAGTGGAGCGATTTCAATTTCCTGACGAATCGACGTCTGACCTAGGCGCAAACTGGGAAAAATGGAAGCGTAGTTTTCAGTACTACCTTGACGGACGAGGCATCCACCAGGACACTCGGAAGAGAGCACTCCTGCTGCATTCCGCTGGACCGCGAGTCCAAACGATCTTTGAGACTCTAGACGACACGGGGAATACCTATGCATCTGCCATCCAGTCACTCGATACCTATTTCCAACCGCTAGTCAACAAATACTATGAACGTTACCGATTTAGACAAATACGGCAACAACAGGGAGAGGCGATTGATCGATTTGTGAGTCGTCTCCGACAGCAGGCCGCCAAGTGCAGCTTTGCAGATTCGGATGAGAACATTCTGGATCAACTGATAGAGAAGTGTGATGGTTCAAGAGTCCGCTCAAAACTGCTTGAGGAAGGTAATGACCTGACTCTGGAAAAGGCAATATCCCTAGCACGTATGCTAGAATCAGTAGCCGCGCAAGAGAGAGACATTTCGAGTCAACAAGATGCAGGACCCTCCACTGAGAGAACCCTTCGAGTAGAATCTACATGGAAGGACAGGCAAGCCAAAAGTAAGGGCAAACCACAAGCGAAAAAGCCACAACACGCGAAGCAGTGCTCACGATGTGGACTAGAAGGCCACGGCCCAACAGACGCAAAATGTCCAGCAAAGAAAGTAGAATGCAACAAGTGTCATAAGCAAGGACATTATGCTCGTATGTGCAAGACGAAGAGCAACGGCTCGAAGACTGGTAAAGTCCTCATGACAGAAGAGAGTCAATGTAAACAAGGAGAATGCTTGAGTAAGTCTGATTCAGAGTATGTGTTCGCTGTAAATCACGAACATGCTACAGCTGTTATTCGAATTGGTGGAGTTGATACACAAGTTGTCATAGACAGTGGAGCCTGTAGTAATATTATGTCACAACAAGAGTTCACACGGTTGAAACACAAAGGGATGAAATACAAATCATGCAAAGTGAAGAAAACCCTCTACACGTATGGTTCAACCAGACCCTTGTCTGTAGTTGGGGGATTTGACACAGAAGTAGCGTCAgaaggcaaacaaatgacaaccCAATTTATTGTTGTACGCTGTTCAGGACCAACATTACTGGGACGTCAGACTGCACCAGAGCTGCATCTCCTAACGTTAGGATCTGTTCGAGAAGACAACACGATTGGTCGAAAAGAACTAATACAGGAGTACAGTGATTGTTTCTCAGGATTAGGGAAGTTGAAAGACTTCCAATTGAAGATACATATTGACGAGTCTGTGACCCCCGTAGCTCAGCAACCTAGACGGATCCCATTTGGCTTGAGAGACAAGGTTGAAGCAGAGTTAAATCATCTTCTGGAAGCAGACGTCATCGAGGAAGTTCAAGGACCGACATCTTGGATCAGTCCCGTCGTGGTGATACCCAAGAAGGGAAGCCAAGTTCGAA